A stretch of the Candidatus Limnocylindrales bacterium genome encodes the following:
- a CDS encoding RidA family protein: MEKKAINPWTWQDRLGFVQANEVSGAARTLIVSGQTSVDDDGRPLHAGDMGAQVARAVANLETVLTAADFTLADIVKITYFTTDIDAFVTSAGAGLGRLAQGGCRPASTLIGVSRLFLPEILVEIEATAMK, encoded by the coding sequence ATGGAGAAAAAAGCGATCAATCCGTGGACGTGGCAGGACAGGCTCGGCTTCGTGCAGGCCAATGAAGTCAGCGGCGCGGCGCGTACGCTGATCGTCTCCGGTCAGACGTCCGTCGACGACGATGGGCGGCCGCTGCACGCGGGCGACATGGGCGCGCAGGTCGCGCGCGCCGTCGCCAACCTGGAGACCGTGCTGACGGCGGCCGACTTCACGCTCGCCGACATCGTCAAGATCACCTACTTCACCACCGACATCGACGCGTTCGTGACGTCGGCGGGAGCGGGACTGGGCCGTCTGGCGCAGGGCGGATGCAGGCCGGCGTCGACCCTGATCGGCGTGTCGCGCCTGTTCCTTCCGGAGATCCTCGTCGAGATCGAAGCGACCGCAATGAAGTGA
- a CDS encoding carboxylesterase family protein yields MQAAAAVAGGGPVVAVSGGTVEGHTAGNVVEFLGIPFAAPPVGPLRFRPPAPVPDFGHLNASSYSSACPQVDGIIGTPSENEDCLYLNVWTPTLTPEEPRPVMVWIHGGGNVSGSTGDFVPFPPYESERLYDASALADAHDTVVVSINYRLGVFGFFAHADLAGEDPSFPYAGNQGLLDQVAALVWVRDNIASFGGDPDNVTIFGESAGSWDVCAHMISPLSAGLFHRAISQSGGCSVGVASAEDADISANAIAAAAGCDGAPDELACLRALPVADLLAAGPAGEASPSIGANLGISIDGGMVPDHPRDLFDAGLFARVPYILGANSDEGTLFFVGSEPIETDEEYQAELLTRFADYADEIALLYPSDDFASPQDALIRVVGDASLVCSTYDVAKRVAAHKNRTYFYNFARVIPLPFVSLLDLGAFHGAEIAYVFGSVPPPTSYDQTLGRQIQEYWSRFAEKGKPKATKALGWPKFNARSQKVLRLNAQLNKLDGFRRAQCEFWSSVYDNL; encoded by the coding sequence ATGCAGGCCGCAGCGGCAGTGGCCGGCGGCGGGCCGGTGGTCGCCGTCAGCGGCGGCACCGTCGAAGGACACACCGCCGGCAACGTGGTGGAGTTCCTCGGCATTCCCTTTGCCGCTCCGCCGGTCGGACCGCTGCGCTTCCGGCCGCCGGCGCCGGTACCGGACTTCGGTCATCTGAATGCCTCCAGCTATTCGAGCGCGTGCCCGCAGGTCGACGGCATCATCGGCACTCCGAGCGAAAACGAGGACTGCCTCTACCTGAACGTCTGGACGCCGACGCTGACGCCGGAGGAGCCGCGCCCGGTGATGGTGTGGATTCACGGCGGCGGCAACGTCAGCGGCTCCACCGGCGACTTCGTGCCCTTCCCTCCCTACGAGAGCGAGCGCCTCTACGATGCCAGCGCGCTGGCGGACGCGCACGACACCGTCGTCGTGTCGATCAACTACAGGCTCGGCGTCTTCGGCTTTTTCGCTCATGCCGATCTGGCCGGCGAGGATCCGAGCTTCCCCTATGCCGGCAACCAGGGACTGCTCGATCAGGTCGCAGCGCTGGTCTGGGTGCGCGACAACATCGCCTCCTTTGGCGGCGACCCCGATAACGTCACCATCTTCGGCGAGTCGGCGGGCTCCTGGGACGTGTGCGCGCACATGATCTCGCCGCTCAGCGCCGGACTCTTCCATCGCGCCATCAGCCAGAGCGGCGGCTGCTCGGTCGGCGTGGCCTCCGCCGAGGACGCCGACATCAGCGCCAACGCCATCGCGGCGGCGGCCGGATGCGACGGCGCGCCCGACGAGCTGGCGTGCCTGCGTGCGTTGCCCGTGGCCGACCTCCTGGCTGCCGGACCGGCCGGCGAGGCATCGCCGAGCATCGGCGCCAACCTCGGCATCAGCATCGACGGGGGCATGGTTCCCGATCACCCGCGCGATCTGTTCGACGCAGGCCTTTTCGCGCGCGTGCCCTACATCCTGGGCGCGAATTCCGATGAAGGCACGCTCTTCTTCGTCGGCTCCGAGCCCATCGAGACGGACGAGGAGTACCAGGCCGAACTGCTTACGCGCTTCGCCGACTACGCCGACGAGATCGCGCTGCTGTATCCGTCCGACGACTTCGCTTCGCCTCAGGACGCGCTCATCCGCGTCGTCGGCGACGCCAGCCTGGTCTGCTCGACGTACGACGTGGCCAAGCGCGTCGCGGCGCACAAGAACCGCACGTACTTCTACAACTTCGCGCGCGTCATCCCGCTGCCGTTCGTGTCGCTCCTGGACCTCGGCGCCTTCCACGGCGCCGAGATCGCGTACGTGTTCGGTTCGGTGCCGCCGCCGACCTCCTACGACCAGACTCTGGGACGCCAGATCCAGGAGTACTGGTCGCGCTTTGCCGAGAAGGGCAAGCCCAAGGCCACCAAGGCGCTGGGCTGGCCGAAGTTCAACGCGCGGTCGCAGAAGGTTCTGCGGCTGAACGCGCAGCTGAACAAGCTCGACGGCTTCCGTCGCGCCCAATGCGAGTTCTGGAGCTCGGTGTACGACAATCTCTAG
- a CDS encoding NfeD family protein: protein MSEAGIAWWMWAIFGLVLAALELATPGGFYLLFFGIGALLVSFLTWGGMVDATLPQLLWFSVLSVVATVLFRRRLVDSLATREPEASDSMVGEVAVTLDDFDPDGFGKVELRGTAWSARNVGNGPLPRGHRCVVQRVEGLLLLVRPA from the coding sequence ATGAGCGAGGCGGGCATCGCCTGGTGGATGTGGGCGATCTTCGGACTGGTGCTCGCGGCCCTCGAGCTGGCCACGCCCGGCGGCTTCTACCTTCTGTTCTTCGGCATCGGAGCGCTGCTGGTCTCGTTCCTGACCTGGGGCGGAATGGTCGACGCCACGCTGCCGCAGCTGCTGTGGTTCTCGGTTCTGTCGGTGGTCGCGACCGTCCTTTTCCGGCGCCGCCTCGTCGACAGCCTTGCCACGCGCGAGCCCGAAGCAAGCGACTCGATGGTCGGTGAGGTGGCCGTGACGCTCGATGATTTCGATCCCGACGGCTTCGGCAAGGTGGAGCTTCGCGGCACGGCCTGGAGCGCTCGCAATGTCGGCAACGGACCGTTGCCGCGCGGGCACAGGTGCGTGGTGCAGCGCGTCGAAGGTCTGCTTCTGTTGGTTCGGCCCGCCTGA
- a CDS encoding GAF domain-containing protein: MPQRTTGQSAELDSDLLPPVVDRMRLGLTLLASGFAVYFVVSQLGAVEEPPGVMLVQSGRMALLLACLFVVRRWPNDAVAKAAGAVAIAGVSVSLALNGLLRHELASNAIVSTAVTLGSAALLPWGPVAQLCVAVVAAGSILVNAMVLPEDPVKSLSAAASVTLLICMGSSVYLASTLARSRRALERRLRLDREADEAMRADHDLITALHRAELSFITERAPDEIFSIVLDELLSLTGSKYGFIGEVLQAEDGHQFLKCHVISNLAWNDETRALYEAQAPNLEFHKLDNLFGLAITSGATVISNDPKTDPRRTGFPKGHPSINTFVGMPLLVGGELVGMVGLANRPAGYDEALVEYLQPFLTSCAQMISSYRTDRRRRVAEEQVRVLNATLERRVTERTLELELANRDLTRFSASVSHDLRAPLRSIASFSQLLVDDYGKTLEPTAVDYLTRVQAAANRMDVLIDDLLGLARLGRIARSDDVVDLAPVARSILDELAQQSPERSVEVVIGDDLTARGDPRLLRIMLENLLGNAWKFTSRRQDARIEFASRSEEGERIYFVRDNGVGFDIRFVDKLFQPFERLHHDEGFVGTGIGLATVQTIVQRHGGRVWAESALGEGATFYFVLPA, encoded by the coding sequence ATGCCCCAGCGCACAACAGGCCAGTCCGCCGAGCTCGACTCCGATCTGCTGCCGCCGGTCGTCGATCGCATGCGGCTGGGCCTGACGTTGCTGGCTTCCGGGTTCGCGGTCTACTTCGTCGTCAGTCAGCTCGGCGCGGTCGAAGAGCCGCCGGGCGTCATGCTGGTGCAGAGCGGCCGTATGGCGCTGCTGCTCGCGTGCCTGTTCGTGGTGCGGCGATGGCCGAACGACGCGGTCGCCAAGGCCGCCGGGGCCGTCGCCATCGCCGGCGTCTCCGTATCGCTGGCGCTCAACGGCCTGCTTCGCCACGAGCTCGCCAGCAACGCGATCGTATCGACTGCAGTCACGCTGGGGTCGGCGGCGCTGCTGCCGTGGGGGCCCGTCGCGCAGCTTTGCGTGGCGGTCGTGGCCGCGGGCAGCATTCTGGTCAATGCGATGGTGTTGCCGGAAGACCCGGTAAAGTCGCTCAGTGCCGCCGCCAGCGTCACGCTTCTGATCTGCATGGGAAGCTCGGTCTACCTGGCCAGCACCCTGGCCCGTTCGCGGCGGGCGCTGGAGCGCCGATTGCGCCTCGACCGTGAGGCCGACGAAGCCATGCGGGCGGATCACGACCTGATCACCGCATTGCATCGCGCCGAGCTGAGCTTCATCACCGAGCGCGCGCCGGACGAGATCTTCTCGATCGTTCTCGACGAGCTGCTCAGCCTCACCGGCAGCAAGTACGGCTTCATCGGTGAGGTGTTGCAGGCAGAGGACGGCCACCAGTTCCTGAAATGCCACGTGATCAGCAACCTTGCGTGGAACGACGAGACGCGGGCGCTCTACGAGGCGCAGGCGCCCAACCTCGAGTTCCACAAGCTCGACAACCTCTTCGGCCTGGCCATCACCAGCGGCGCCACCGTGATCTCCAACGATCCGAAGACCGACCCCCGGCGCACCGGGTTTCCCAAAGGCCATCCCAGCATCAACACCTTCGTGGGAATGCCGCTGCTCGTGGGCGGCGAGCTGGTCGGAATGGTAGGGCTGGCCAATCGACCGGCTGGGTACGATGAGGCTCTCGTCGAGTATCTTCAGCCGTTCCTGACCAGCTGCGCGCAGATGATCAGCTCGTACCGGACCGACCGGCGCCGGCGAGTGGCGGAAGAACAGGTTCGCGTCCTCAACGCGACTCTCGAGCGGCGGGTGACCGAGCGCACCCTCGAGCTCGAGCTGGCGAACCGCGATCTGACGCGCTTCAGCGCCTCCGTATCCCACGATCTGCGTGCACCGCTGCGCTCGATCGCCAGCTTCAGTCAGCTCCTCGTCGACGACTACGGCAAGACGCTGGAGCCCACGGCCGTCGACTATCTGACGCGGGTGCAGGCCGCGGCCAACCGGATGGACGTTCTGATTGACGACCTGCTGGGACTGGCGCGGCTAGGGAGAATCGCGCGATCGGATGACGTCGTGGATCTTGCGCCGGTGGCCCGATCTATATTGGACGAGCTCGCTCAGCAGTCGCCCGAGCGCAGCGTCGAGGTCGTCATCGGCGACGACCTTACCGCGCGCGGGGATCCGCGGTTGCTGCGCATCATGCTCGAGAACCTGCTCGGCAACGCCTGGAAGTTCACTTCACGCCGTCAGGACGCCCGAATCGAGTTCGCCAGCCGCAGCGAAGAAGGCGAGCGCATCTATTTCGTGCGCGACAACGGAGTAGGCTTTGACATTCGCTTCGTCGACAAGCTCTTTCAGCCTTTCGAACGGCTGCATCACGACGAGGGGTTCGTCGGAACGGGCATCGGCCTGGCCACCGTACAAACCATCGTGCAGCGTCATGGAGGGCGCGTGTGGGCGGAGTCGGCGCTCGGGGAGGGCGCGACGTTCTATTTCGTGCTGCCGGCTTGA
- a CDS encoding ferritin-like domain-containing protein, giving the protein MNIDRPTWHRRLSVAMPEQLDLYEKTKALQWNATDAVDWSQPVRNYTEAAYAATGGRISREDFDRICAERRAFTFTQLFFGEQAALALCAQLINQCPELEARMVLAGQVIDEARHVEVFGRYLDKLGVDAPLDPMLEGIVHQLLDSDFYGEKIVGMQIFLEGIAVGLFQVFAQESPDPLLRELMRGVLRDESRHAGFGVMYLADKFERATPAERRRTEHFVGDLFRGFGMMMGAPGGGFLAGTFEDIRHRLRQIGLEVR; this is encoded by the coding sequence ATGAACATCGATCGCCCCACGTGGCACCGCCGGCTTTCCGTCGCCATGCCCGAGCAGCTCGACCTCTACGAAAAGACCAAGGCGCTGCAGTGGAATGCCACCGATGCGGTCGACTGGTCGCAGCCTGTCCGCAACTACACCGAAGCGGCGTACGCGGCCACGGGCGGACGCATCTCGCGCGAAGACTTCGACCGCATCTGCGCGGAGCGGCGCGCTTTCACGTTCACACAGCTCTTCTTCGGCGAGCAGGCGGCGCTAGCGCTGTGCGCGCAGCTCATCAACCAGTGCCCGGAGCTGGAGGCACGCATGGTGCTGGCCGGGCAGGTGATCGACGAGGCGCGGCACGTCGAGGTGTTCGGCAGGTATCTGGACAAGCTCGGCGTCGATGCCCCGCTCGATCCGATGCTCGAGGGCATCGTGCATCAGCTGCTCGACAGTGACTTCTACGGCGAGAAGATCGTCGGAATGCAGATCTTCCTCGAAGGCATTGCCGTCGGGCTGTTCCAGGTGTTCGCGCAGGAAAGCCCCGACCCCCTCCTGCGCGAGCTCATGCGCGGCGTGCTGCGCGACGAGTCGCGCCACGCGGGGTTCGGCGTCATGTACCTGGCCGACAAGTTCGAGCGCGCCACGCCAGCCGAGCGAAGACGCACCGAGCACTTCGTGGGGGACCTCTTCCGCGGCTTCGGGATGATGATGGGTGCGCCGGGCGGCGGCTTTCTCGCCGGCACGTTCGAGGACATCCGCCATCGCCTGCGCCAGATCGGGCTCGAGGTGCGGTAA
- a CDS encoding GNAT family N-acetyltransferase has product MDAQIVIGPARAGEQQPLTRIAHAAKRHWGYPEEWIRSWSADLTVSADAIAHDPVYCARSGGDIAGFYALSVEGDVAELEHMWVEPGYMGLGVGRALFEHAKDTAARLGCGRMRIASDPNALGFYERMGARRVGAVASTPAPRILPLLELAL; this is encoded by the coding sequence GTGGATGCGCAGATCGTCATCGGGCCCGCAAGAGCAGGCGAGCAGCAGCCGCTGACGCGGATCGCGCACGCCGCCAAGCGGCATTGGGGCTACCCGGAGGAATGGATCCGATCGTGGAGCGCCGACCTTACGGTCAGCGCGGACGCGATTGCCCATGATCCCGTGTACTGCGCGCGCAGCGGCGGCGACATCGCCGGCTTCTATGCGCTGTCGGTCGAAGGCGACGTCGCCGAGCTCGAGCACATGTGGGTCGAGCCAGGATACATGGGCCTCGGCGTGGGACGCGCGCTGTTCGAGCACGCAAAGGATACGGCCGCGCGCCTGGGCTGCGGCCGCATGCGCATAGCCTCCGATCCCAACGCCCTCGGCTTCTACGAACGCATGGGCGCCCGCCGTGTCGGCGCCGTCGCATCGACACCGGCCCCACGGATCCTGCCACTGCTCGAGCTCGCGCTCTGA
- a CDS encoding HAD hydrolase family protein has product MRYFALATDYDGTLALHGAVSKDTLAALECLRATGRKVLLVTGRELDDLQRVYDRLDLFDRVVAENGALLYCPATRQEQPLCEPPPPRFVETLRNRGVTPISVGRVIVATWQPNETVVLETIRDMGLELQVIFNKGAVMVLPSGINKAAGLTVALDQLGLSPHNVVAVGDAENDHAFMNLCECSVAVANALDTIKERADYVTAADHGAGVNELIEKMIANDLRDLSPRMEQRRVVLGTHLQAAAPPEHEGVGATPALIESGLISIPPYGTNILLTGTSGAGKSTLATAIMEGLAEQNYQFCVIDPEGDYQTMDLAVVQGDPSREPSIEAVMELIAKPHENVVVNLLGVSLDHRPTFYEQLLPRILELRARVGRPHWLIVDEAHHLMPNPWTPKTLPQEMSGLMLITVHADSVSKSILSLIDMVIAIGDAPQTSIEGFCRSVGAPVAPLDPIVLESGQALVWTRDSCGGDGGRPMLMRIHPPKMERRRHLRKYAEGDLGDMSFYFRGPQERLNLRAQNLALFTQIAEGVDDETWLHHLRQRDYSKWFRFAIKDDTLADEAEQIETRDMSPVESRQAIKRAIEDRYTAPA; this is encoded by the coding sequence ATGCGCTATTTCGCCCTGGCCACCGACTACGACGGTACCCTGGCTCTGCACGGCGCGGTCAGCAAAGATACCCTTGCGGCGCTCGAATGCCTGCGCGCCACCGGACGCAAGGTTCTGCTGGTGACCGGACGCGAGCTCGACGACCTCCAGCGCGTCTACGATCGGCTCGATCTGTTCGATCGGGTGGTTGCCGAGAACGGCGCGCTCCTCTACTGCCCCGCCACGCGTCAGGAGCAGCCGCTCTGTGAGCCGCCGCCGCCGCGCTTCGTCGAGACGCTGCGCAACCGCGGCGTCACGCCGATCTCGGTCGGCCGCGTCATCGTGGCGACGTGGCAGCCCAATGAAACGGTGGTCCTGGAAACCATTCGCGACATGGGGCTCGAGCTTCAGGTCATCTTCAACAAGGGCGCGGTGATGGTGCTGCCGTCGGGAATCAACAAGGCCGCGGGATTGACGGTCGCGCTCGACCAGCTCGGGCTGTCGCCGCACAATGTGGTGGCCGTCGGCGACGCCGAAAACGACCACGCGTTCATGAACCTCTGCGAGTGCTCGGTGGCGGTGGCCAATGCCCTCGATACGATCAAGGAGCGCGCCGACTACGTCACCGCCGCCGACCACGGTGCGGGCGTCAACGAGCTCATCGAGAAGATGATCGCCAACGACCTGCGCGACCTGTCGCCGCGCATGGAGCAGCGCCGCGTCGTGCTGGGCACGCACCTGCAAGCGGCAGCGCCGCCCGAGCACGAAGGCGTCGGCGCCACTCCGGCACTGATCGAGAGCGGCCTCATCAGCATTCCGCCCTACGGCACCAACATCCTGCTCACCGGCACGTCCGGCGCCGGCAAGTCCACCCTCGCTACGGCCATCATGGAGGGGCTGGCGGAGCAGAACTACCAGTTCTGCGTCATCGACCCCGAGGGCGATTACCAGACGATGGACCTGGCCGTCGTGCAGGGCGATCCGAGCCGCGAGCCGAGCATCGAAGCCGTCATGGAACTGATCGCCAAGCCGCACGAGAACGTGGTCGTCAATCTGCTCGGCGTCAGTCTCGACCATCGCCCCACGTTCTACGAGCAGCTGCTGCCCCGCATCCTCGAGCTGCGCGCGCGCGTGGGCCGGCCGCATTGGCTGATCGTCGACGAGGCGCACCACCTGATGCCGAACCCCTGGACGCCCAAGACGCTGCCGCAGGAGATGAGCGGACTGATGCTGATCACGGTGCACGCCGACTCGGTGTCCAAATCGATCCTGTCGCTCATCGACATGGTGATCGCGATCGGCGATGCACCGCAGACGTCCATCGAAGGATTCTGCCGGTCGGTCGGCGCTCCGGTGGCCCCCCTCGATCCGATCGTGCTCGAATCGGGCCAGGCGCTGGTGTGGACGCGCGATTCCTGCGGCGGCGACGGCGGACGCCCGATGCTCATGCGCATCCATCCGCCGAAGATGGAGCGCCGGCGTCATCTCCGGAAGTACGCGGAAGGCGATCTCGGCGACATGAGCTTCTACTTCCGTGGGCCGCAGGAGCGGCTCAATCTGCGTGCGCAGAACCTGGCGCTGTTCACGCAGATCGCCGAAGGCGTCGACGACGAGACCTGGCTGCATCACCTGCGCCAGCGCGACTACTCCAAGTGGTTCCGCTTCGCGATCAAGGACGACACGCTGGCCGACGAGGCCGAGCAGATCGAGACGCGCGACATGAGCCCTGTCGAGAGCCGTCAGGCCATCAAACGCGCCATCGAAGACCGCTACACCGCCCCCGCCTGA
- a CDS encoding stomatin-like protein gives MTGGLIVALVLALLVVIVIAKTAIVVPQQSAYVVERLGKYSGTLNAGFHILIPFIDVVRYKTSLKEEAIDIAEQICITRDNVQVAVDGVLYLKVLNPERASYGITDYVFAISQLAQTTLRSEIGKIELDRTFEERTNINTSVVSELDKATESWGVKVMRYEIKNITPPQDILAAMEKQMRAEREKRATILHSEGVRDAAINTAEGEKQQIIKNSEARKQQQINEAEGEAAAILTVANATSEGIRKIAESIQAPGGFEAVQLRVAEQYVSQFGEIAKQSTTMVLPTNMADVGSLLALAMNFIKEGGAKAETQTPVPRA, from the coding sequence ATGACCGGTGGATTGATCGTCGCGTTGGTACTGGCCCTGCTCGTCGTCATCGTCATCGCCAAGACGGCGATCGTCGTGCCGCAGCAGAGCGCGTACGTCGTCGAGCGGCTCGGAAAGTACAGCGGCACGCTGAATGCCGGCTTCCACATCCTGATCCCCTTCATCGACGTGGTCCGCTACAAGACGTCGCTGAAGGAGGAAGCCATCGACATCGCCGAGCAGATCTGCATCACGCGCGACAACGTGCAGGTGGCGGTCGACGGCGTCCTGTACCTGAAGGTGCTCAATCCCGAACGAGCCTCCTACGGCATCACCGACTACGTGTTCGCGATTTCGCAGCTGGCGCAGACCACGCTGCGCAGCGAGATCGGCAAGATCGAGCTCGACCGCACCTTCGAGGAGCGCACCAACATCAACACGTCGGTCGTCAGCGAGCTCGACAAGGCGACCGAGTCCTGGGGCGTCAAGGTGATGCGCTACGAGATCAAGAACATCACGCCGCCGCAGGACATCCTGGCCGCGATGGAGAAGCAGATGCGCGCCGAGCGCGAGAAGCGCGCCACCATCCTGCACTCCGAAGGCGTGCGCGATGCGGCCATCAACACGGCCGAAGGCGAGAAGCAGCAGATCATCAAGAATTCCGAGGCGCGCAAGCAGCAGCAGATCAACGAGGCGGAAGGCGAGGCGGCCGCGATCCTCACCGTCGCCAACGCGACGTCCGAGGGCATCCGCAAGATCGCCGAATCGATCCAGGCACCCGGCGGTTTCGAGGCGGTGCAGCTTCGCGTGGCCGAGCAGTACGTCTCGCAGTTCGGCGAGATCGCCAAGCAGTCCACGACGATGGTGCTCCCCACCAACATGGCCGACGTCGGGTCGCTGCTGGCGCTCGCGATGAACTTCATCAAGGAGGGCGGCGCGAAGGCCGAAACGCAGACGCCGGTGCCGAGGGCCTAG
- a CDS encoding deoxyribodipyrimidine photo-lyase, producing the protein MPSAAIVWFQRDLRLDDNPALWQACASHDIVIPVFIAGSDDDQTLGAPSRWWLSRSLHALDASLRKACNRLVVRRGHAARELLDLCAESGAGAVYWNRRYEPAAVAASAAVERALGAAGVAARTSDGALLRDPSLSAKADGTPYRVFTPFWRALMSKGSPEQPLASPAAIPPPPAWLRSLRIDDLHWQGDEACSRRLTGLWRPGESGARATWTLFLDRLAAYSRDRDRLDRSATSRLSPHVAAGEISVRQLWHVLHDLAERRPALSASVQSFVRQLVWREFAYHLLYHLPEAVEQPLREEFVRFPWRQDEAGLQAWQRGCTGYPIVDAAMRELSATGWMHNRARMIVASFLVKDLMLPWQHGARWFEKTLVDADLANNTLGWQWVSGCGADAAPFFRIFNPTLQARKFDPDGTYVRRWLPALEYVPTSCVHEPWKAPASVLASAGVRLGIDYPEPIVSHEMAKRSALAAYKRLTAGGDGGE; encoded by the coding sequence GTGCCGTCGGCCGCCATCGTCTGGTTCCAGCGCGATCTGCGACTGGACGACAACCCTGCGCTCTGGCAGGCGTGCGCATCGCACGACATCGTCATTCCGGTTTTCATCGCAGGCAGCGACGATGACCAGACCCTTGGGGCACCATCGCGCTGGTGGCTGTCGCGCTCGCTGCATGCGCTCGACGCGTCTTTGCGCAAAGCCTGCAACCGTCTCGTCGTCCGGCGCGGGCACGCGGCGCGCGAGCTGCTCGACCTTTGCGCCGAATCCGGAGCCGGCGCCGTCTACTGGAATCGCCGGTACGAGCCCGCCGCCGTTGCCGCGAGCGCAGCCGTCGAGCGTGCGCTCGGAGCGGCAGGCGTCGCGGCTCGCACGTCCGACGGCGCGCTGCTGCGGGACCCGTCGCTGAGCGCCAAGGCCGACGGTACGCCGTATCGTGTGTTCACGCCGTTCTGGCGCGCGCTCATGTCCAAGGGCTCGCCCGAGCAGCCGTTGGCATCGCCGGCGGCGATCCCGCCGCCGCCAGCGTGGCTGCGTTCGCTGCGGATCGACGACCTGCATTGGCAAGGCGACGAAGCGTGCTCTCGGCGTCTGACCGGCCTCTGGCGTCCCGGCGAGAGCGGCGCGCGGGCGACGTGGACGCTGTTCCTCGATCGTCTGGCCGCCTACTCGCGCGATCGCGATCGCCTCGACCGCAGCGCGACCTCCAGGCTGTCGCCGCACGTGGCGGCCGGCGAGATCAGCGTTCGCCAGCTCTGGCACGTGCTGCACGACCTGGCCGAGCGCCGCCCCGCGCTGTCTGCGTCCGTGCAATCGTTCGTGCGACAGCTGGTCTGGCGCGAGTTCGCCTACCATCTGCTCTACCACCTTCCTGAAGCCGTGGAGCAGCCGCTGCGGGAGGAATTCGTGCGCTTCCCGTGGAGGCAGGACGAGGCCGGGCTCCAGGCCTGGCAGCGCGGTTGCACCGGCTATCCGATCGTCGATGCAGCCATGCGCGAGCTGTCGGCGACCGGCTGGATGCACAATCGCGCGCGCATGATCGTGGCATCGTTCCTGGTCAAGGACCTGATGCTGCCGTGGCAGCATGGAGCGCGCTGGTTCGAGAAGACGCTCGTCGACGCGGACCTGGCCAACAACACGCTCGGATGGCAGTGGGTCAGCGGCTGCGGCGCGGACGCGGCGCCGTTCTTCCGCATCTTCAATCCGACTCTCCAGGCCAGGAAGTTCGACCCCGACGGCACCTACGTGCGCCGCTGGCTGCCCGCTCTGGAGTACGTGCCTACGAGCTGCGTGCATGAACCGTGGAAGGCGCCGGCATCGGTGCTGGCGAGCGCGGGAGTCCGCCTCGGTATCGACTATCCCGAGCCGATCGTGTCGCACGAGATGGCCAAGCGGTCGGCGCTCGCCGCCTACAAGCGCCTGACGGCAGGCGGCGATGGAGGCGAATAA